In one Pseudomonas hydrolytica genomic region, the following are encoded:
- a CDS encoding homogentisate 1,2-dioxygenase, whose protein sequence is MSRQWIRFPLREGECSRQAHCDLPQGTYEREMGREGFFGPTAHLHHKHPPTGWIDWEGPLRPHAFNFNDIPSERDCPLAAPLTLHNADVKLRVWRTHGAMRHLVRNADGDELLFVHEGAGHLYCDFGHLEYRDGDYLLIPRGTAWRIEASTPSYFLLIENSDGAYQLPDKGLLGPQAIFDPAVLDHPRLDEAFKAQQDENTWQIRIKRRNQISTVTYPYNPLDVVGWHGDNTVVRLNWRDIRPLLSHRYHLPPSAHTTFVANGFVVCTFTPRPVESDPGALKVPFYHNNDDYDEVLFYHRGNFFSRDNIEAGMVTLHPCGFPHGPHPKALKKSQEDPATFIDEVAVMIDTRRALEVADAAGAVDVAEYVNSWRAPGL, encoded by the coding sequence ATGAGCCGCCAATGGATCCGCTTTCCCCTGCGTGAAGGCGAGTGCTCGCGCCAGGCGCATTGCGACCTGCCGCAGGGCACCTACGAGCGCGAGATGGGCCGTGAGGGCTTCTTCGGCCCCACCGCGCACCTGCACCACAAGCATCCGCCCACCGGCTGGATCGACTGGGAAGGCCCGCTGCGCCCGCATGCGTTCAACTTCAACGACATCCCCAGCGAGCGCGACTGCCCGCTGGCGGCGCCGCTGACCCTGCACAACGCCGATGTGAAGTTGCGTGTGTGGCGCACCCACGGCGCCATGCGCCACCTGGTGCGCAACGCCGACGGCGACGAGTTGCTGTTCGTCCACGAAGGGGCAGGGCACCTGTATTGCGATTTCGGCCATCTGGAGTACCGCGACGGCGATTACCTGCTGATCCCCCGCGGCACCGCCTGGCGCATCGAGGCCAGCACGCCGAGCTACTTCCTGCTGATCGAGAACAGCGACGGCGCCTACCAGCTGCCGGACAAGGGCCTGCTGGGGCCGCAGGCGATCTTCGACCCCGCCGTGCTCGATCATCCGCGGCTCGACGAGGCCTTCAAGGCGCAGCAGGACGAGAACACCTGGCAGATCAGGATCAAGCGGCGCAATCAGATCAGCACCGTGACCTACCCGTACAACCCGCTGGACGTGGTCGGCTGGCACGGCGACAACACCGTGGTGCGCCTGAACTGGCGTGACATCCGTCCGCTGCTCAGTCATCGCTATCACCTGCCGCCGTCGGCGCACACCACCTTCGTCGCCAACGGCTTCGTGGTCTGCACCTTCACCCCGCGGCCGGTCGAATCCGACCCCGGCGCGCTCAAGGTGCCGTTCTATCACAACAACGACGACTACGACGAAGTGCTGTTCTATCACCGCGGCAACTTCTTCAGCCGCGACAACATCGAGGCTGGGATGGTCACTCTGCACCCCTGCGGTTTCCCCCACGGGCCGCACCCCAAGGCGCTGAAAAAGAGCCAGGAGGACCCGGCGACCTTCATCGACGAGGTGGCGGTGATGATCGACACCCGCCGCGCGCTGGAAGTGGCCGATGCCGCCGGCGCGGTGGACGTGGCCGAGTACGTCAACTCCTGGCGCGCGCCGGGGTTGTAG
- the hppD gene encoding 4-hydroxyphenylpyruvate dioxygenase, which translates to MNAVAKIEQHNPIGTDGFEFVEFTAPTAEGIEQLRQLFTAMGFTETAKHRSKEVWLFQQNDINIVLNGSPTGHVRAFGEKHGPSACAMAFRVKNAAQAAAYVEQQGAKLVGSHANFGELNIPCVEGIGGSLLYLVDRYGDKTIYDVDFEYIEGRSANDNAVGLQCIDHLTHNVRRGQMDVWSGFYERIANFREIRYFDIEGKLTGLFSRAMTAPCGKIRIPINESADDKSQIEEFIREYHGEGIQHIALSTDDIYATVRQLRANGVDFMTTPDTYYEKVDSRVAGHGEPTDVLRELNILIDGAPGDDGILLQIFTNTVIGPIFFEIIQRKGNQGFGEGNFKALFESIEEDQLRRGVISEE; encoded by the coding sequence ATGAACGCCGTGGCCAAGATCGAGCAGCACAACCCCATCGGAACCGACGGTTTCGAGTTCGTCGAATTCACCGCACCGACCGCCGAAGGCATCGAGCAACTGCGCCAGTTGTTCACCGCCATGGGCTTTACCGAAACCGCCAAGCACCGCTCGAAAGAGGTGTGGCTGTTCCAGCAGAACGACATCAACATCGTGCTCAACGGCAGCCCCACCGGGCACGTGCGCGCCTTCGGCGAGAAGCACGGCCCCAGCGCCTGCGCCATGGCCTTCCGGGTCAAGAACGCCGCCCAGGCCGCGGCCTACGTCGAGCAGCAGGGCGCCAAGCTGGTGGGCAGTCACGCCAATTTCGGCGAGCTGAACATTCCCTGCGTCGAAGGCATCGGCGGCTCGCTGCTGTATCTGGTTGACCGCTATGGCGACAAGACCATCTACGACGTCGACTTCGAGTACATCGAAGGCCGCAGTGCCAACGACAACGCTGTCGGCCTGCAGTGCATCGACCACCTGACCCACAACGTGCGCCGCGGACAGATGGACGTATGGTCCGGCTTCTACGAGCGCATCGCCAACTTCCGCGAGATTCGCTACTTCGACATCGAAGGCAAGCTCACCGGCCTGTTCTCCCGCGCCATGACCGCGCCATGCGGCAAGATCCGCATCCCGATCAACGAGTCGGCCGACGACAAGTCGCAGATCGAGGAATTCATCCGCGAGTACCACGGCGAGGGCATTCAGCACATCGCCCTGTCCACCGACGACATCTACGCCACCGTGCGCCAGCTGCGCGCCAACGGCGTGGACTTTATGACCACCCCGGACACCTATTATGAAAAGGTCGACAGCCGCGTCGCCGGCCATGGCGAGCCGACCGATGTGCTGCGCGAGCTGAACATCCTGATCGACGGAGCGCCGGGCGATGACGGCATCCTGCTGCAGATCTTCACCAACACGGTGATCGGCCCGATCTTCTTCGAGATCATCCAGCGCAAGGGCAATCAGGGTTTCGGCGAGGGCAACTTCAAGGCGCTGTTCGAGTCGATCGAGGAAGACCAGCTGCGTCGCGGTGTGATCTCCGAGGAGTGA
- a CDS encoding ABC transporter ATP-binding protein: MPDRLSWAEVRRLALRHKKALILANLVAVLATLCSVPIPLLLPLLVDEVLLHDGDAALKVMDNFLPAEWETAAGYIGLMLLLTLLLRGSALIFNVLQARLFARLSKDIVYRIRMRLIERLKRISLGEYESLGGGTVTTHLVTDLDTLDKFVGETLSRFLVAILTLVGTSAILIWMHWQLALLILLFNPLVIYATVLLGKKVKHLKKLENDSTSRFTQALTETLDAIQEVRAGNRQGYFLGRLGGRAREVRDYAVASQWKSDASNRASGLLFQFGIDVFRAAAMLTVLFSDLSIGQMLAVFSYLWFMIGPVEQLLSLQYAFYAAGGALTRINELLARQDEPQYAGRVDPFKGRDTVGIEVQGLTFAYGEEPVLDRLDLSIAPGEKVAIVGASGGGKSTLVQLLLGLYTPQAGSIRFGGSALEEIGLDCVRDNVAVVLQHPALFNDTVRANLCMGRERSDEACWRALEIAQLAPTIQALPQGLDSVVGRSGVRLSGGQRQRLAIARMVLAEPRVVILDEATSALDAATEYALHEALAQFLSGRTTLIIAHRLSAVKQADRVLVFDGGSVAEDGDHQQLIADGGLYAKLYGHLQQG, encoded by the coding sequence ATGCCTGATCGGTTGAGCTGGGCAGAAGTCCGTCGCCTGGCCCTGCGTCACAAGAAAGCGCTGATCCTGGCCAATCTGGTTGCCGTGCTGGCGACCCTGTGCAGCGTGCCGATCCCGCTGCTGTTGCCGCTGCTGGTGGACGAAGTGCTGCTGCATGACGGCGATGCGGCGCTCAAGGTGATGGACAACTTCCTGCCCGCCGAGTGGGAAACCGCCGCCGGCTACATCGGCCTGATGCTGCTGCTGACCCTGCTGCTGCGCGGCTCGGCGCTGATCTTCAACGTGCTGCAGGCGCGGCTGTTCGCCAGGCTGTCGAAGGACATCGTCTACCGCATCCGCATGCGCCTGATCGAACGGCTCAAGCGCATTTCCCTCGGCGAGTACGAGAGCCTGGGCGGCGGCACCGTGACCACCCACCTGGTCACCGATCTGGACACCCTGGACAAGTTCGTCGGCGAGACCCTCAGCCGCTTCCTGGTGGCGATCCTGACCCTGGTCGGCACCTCGGCCATCCTGATCTGGATGCACTGGCAACTGGCCCTGCTGATCCTGCTGTTCAACCCGCTGGTGATCTACGCCACCGTGCTGCTGGGCAAGAAGGTCAAGCACCTGAAGAAGCTGGAGAACGACAGCACCTCGCGCTTTACCCAGGCGCTGACCGAGACTCTGGATGCGATCCAGGAAGTGCGCGCCGGCAACCGCCAGGGCTACTTCCTCGGCCGCCTCGGCGGGCGGGCGCGCGAGGTGCGCGACTACGCCGTGGCCTCGCAGTGGAAGAGCGATGCCTCCAACCGCGCCAGCGGCCTGCTGTTCCAGTTCGGTATCGACGTGTTCCGCGCCGCGGCGATGCTCACCGTGCTGTTCTCCGACCTGTCCATCGGCCAGATGCTCGCGGTGTTCAGCTACCTGTGGTTCATGATCGGCCCGGTGGAGCAGCTGCTCAGCCTGCAGTACGCCTTCTATGCCGCCGGTGGTGCGCTGACGCGGATCAACGAGCTGCTGGCGCGCCAGGACGAGCCGCAGTACGCCGGGCGCGTCGACCCTTTCAAGGGGCGCGACACGGTCGGTATCGAGGTGCAGGGGCTGACCTTCGCCTATGGCGAGGAACCGGTGCTCGACCGGCTCGACCTGTCCATCGCTCCAGGCGAGAAGGTGGCCATCGTCGGTGCCTCCGGCGGCGGCAAGAGCACCCTGGTGCAGCTGCTGCTGGGCCTGTATACGCCGCAGGCCGGCAGCATCCGCTTCGGCGGCAGTGCGCTGGAGGAGATCGGCCTGGACTGCGTGCGCGACAACGTCGCGGTGGTGTTGCAGCACCCGGCGCTGTTCAACGACACGGTGCGCGCCAACCTGTGCATGGGCCGTGAGCGCAGCGACGAGGCCTGCTGGCGTGCGCTGGAGATTGCCCAGTTGGCACCGACCATCCAGGCGCTGCCGCAGGGGCTGGACAGCGTGGTCGGGCGCAGTGGCGTGCGTCTTTCCGGCGGCCAGCGTCAGCGCCTGGCCATTGCCCGCATGGTGCTGGCCGAGCCCCGGGTGGTGATCCTCGACGAAGCCACCTCGGCGCTGGACGCTGCCACCGAATACGCCCTGCACGAAGCGCTGGCGCAGTTCCTCAGCGGCCGTACCACGCTGATCATCGCCCACCGCCTGAGCGCCGTGAAGCAGGCCGATCGCGTGCTGGTGTTCGATGGCGGCAGCGTCGCCGAGGACGGTGACCACCAGCAGCTGATCGCCGATGGCGGTCTCTACGCCAAGCTCTACGGGCATCTGCAGCAGGGTTGA
- a CDS encoding DsbA family protein: protein MASRLLYVMDPMCSWCWGFAPVVEALAEQAAAAGVPLQIVVGGLRRDQVAIDAAARVRYLGYWQAVNASTGQLFDFDHGLPEGMVYDTEPACRALVTARQLDAPSAWTLLKLIQQAFYTEGADVTQASVLVELAERAGIPRIEFAEAFDSQAMVDATAADFAWVQDLGIAGFPTLLAEREGQLALLTNGYQPLEALSPLLERWLERAANA, encoded by the coding sequence ATGGCTAGCCGCCTGCTCTACGTGATGGACCCGATGTGCTCCTGGTGCTGGGGCTTCGCACCCGTGGTCGAAGCCCTCGCCGAGCAGGCGGCTGCGGCCGGCGTGCCGCTGCAGATCGTGGTGGGTGGCCTGCGCCGCGATCAGGTGGCGATCGATGCGGCAGCGCGGGTGCGTTACCTGGGCTACTGGCAGGCGGTCAACGCCAGCACCGGGCAGCTGTTCGACTTCGACCACGGCCTGCCCGAGGGCATGGTGTACGACACCGAGCCGGCCTGCCGTGCGCTGGTCACCGCACGCCAGCTCGATGCGCCCAGCGCCTGGACCCTGCTCAAGCTGATCCAGCAGGCCTTCTACACCGAGGGTGCCGATGTCACCCAGGCCAGCGTGCTGGTGGAGTTGGCGGAGCGGGCCGGCATTCCGCGTATCGAATTCGCCGAGGCCTTCGACAGTCAGGCCATGGTTGATGCCACCGCTGCCGATTTCGCCTGGGTGCAGGATCTGGGCATCGCCGGTTTCCCCACCTTGCTGGCCGAGCGCGAAGGCCAGCTGGCGCTGCTGACCAACGGCTATCAGCCGCTCGAGGCGCTTTCGCCGCTGCTGGAACGCTGGCTGGAGCGCGCTGCCAATGCCTGA
- a CDS encoding rhodanese-related sulfurtransferase, whose protein sequence is MTDKIVVAALYKFVSLPDYQALREPLLQTLLDNGIKGTLLLAEEGINGTVSGSRAAIDALLAWFRQDARLADIDHKESYCDEQPFYRTKVKLKKEIVTLGVPGVDPNQRVGTYVEPQDWNALISDPEVLLIDTRNDYEVAIGTFEGAIDPKTKSFREFPEYVKAHFDPSKHKKVAMFCTGGIRCEKASSYMLGEGFEEVYHLKGGILKYLEEVPQEQTKWRGDCFVFDNRVTVRHDLSEGDYDQCHACRNPISVEDRQSEYYSPGVSCPHCWDSLPEKTRESARERQKQIELARARNQPHPIGRDPRQLNEA, encoded by the coding sequence ATGACCGACAAGATCGTCGTCGCGGCGCTGTATAAATTCGTCTCCCTGCCGGACTACCAGGCGCTACGCGAACCCCTGCTGCAAACCCTGCTCGACAACGGCATCAAGGGCACCCTGCTGCTCGCCGAAGAGGGCATCAACGGCACCGTGTCCGGCAGCCGCGCCGCCATCGATGCGCTGCTCGCCTGGTTCCGCCAGGACGCCCGCCTGGCCGATATCGACCACAAGGAATCCTACTGCGATGAGCAGCCGTTCTATCGCACCAAGGTCAAGCTGAAGAAGGAAATCGTCACCCTCGGCGTGCCGGGCGTTGACCCCAACCAGCGTGTCGGCACCTACGTCGAGCCGCAGGACTGGAACGCCCTGATCAGCGACCCCGAGGTGCTGCTGATCGACACGCGCAACGACTACGAGGTGGCCATCGGCACCTTCGAGGGCGCCATCGACCCCAAGACCAAGTCGTTCCGCGAGTTTCCCGAGTACGTCAAGGCCCACTTCGATCCGAGCAAGCACAAGAAGGTGGCGATGTTCTGCACCGGTGGCATCCGCTGCGAGAAGGCCTCCAGCTACATGCTCGGCGAGGGGTTCGAGGAGGTCTATCACCTCAAGGGCGGCATCCTCAAATACCTCGAGGAAGTGCCGCAGGAGCAGACCAAGTGGCGCGGCGACTGCTTCGTCTTCGACAACCGCGTGACCGTGCGCCACGACCTGTCCGAAGGCGACTACGATCAGTGCCACGCCTGCCGCAATCCGATTTCCGTGGAAGATCGCCAGTCCGAGTACTACAGCCCCGGCGTCAGTTGCCCGCATTGCTGGGATTCGCTGCCGGAGAAGACCCGTGAAAGCGCCCGCGAGCGGCAGAAGCAGATCGAGCTGGCCCGTGCGCGCAACCAGCCGCACCCCATCGGCCGCGACCCCCGCCAACTGAACGAGGCCTGA
- a CDS encoding BolA family protein, which yields MSKQDLITAALAALQPEHLEVLDESHMHSRGLETHYKAVIVSPAFAGLNAVKRHQKVYATVGELMGQIHALALHTYTPQEWAEQGAAPASPTCRGGH from the coding sequence ATGTCCAAGCAAGACCTGATCACCGCCGCCCTGGCCGCGTTGCAACCCGAGCACCTGGAGGTGCTGGACGAGAGCCACATGCACAGCCGCGGTCTGGAGACCCACTACAAGGCGGTGATCGTCAGCCCGGCGTTCGCCGGGCTGAATGCGGTGAAGCGACATCAGAAGGTCTACGCCACCGTTGGCGAACTGATGGGGCAGATCCATGCCTTGGCCCTGCATACCTATACCCCGCAGGAATGGGCAGAGCAGGGCGCAGCCCCGGCCTCGCCGACCTGCCGCGGCGGGCATTGA
- a CDS encoding DUF2059 domain-containing protein, protein MLRFSQLCTAVLLSASASLAMADAASHAADAERFLKLAHADKLTVPVYGQVQQMFAQRFAEAPNGKKAVLESYQAKANAALDKAVGWDKLKPDMVKLYTSNFNEQELKDLIAFYESPLGQKVLQKMPTLTAQSAQITQSKLETAVPEVNKLLADMSSELGLPKQP, encoded by the coding sequence ATGCTCCGTTTCTCCCAACTCTGCACCGCCGTTCTGCTCAGCGCGAGCGCATCCCTGGCCATGGCCGATGCCGCCAGTCACGCCGCCGATGCCGAGCGTTTCCTCAAGCTGGCCCACGCCGACAAGCTGACCGTGCCGGTGTACGGCCAGGTGCAGCAGATGTTCGCCCAGCGTTTCGCCGAGGCGCCGAATGGCAAGAAGGCGGTGCTGGAAAGCTATCAGGCCAAGGCCAATGCCGCGCTGGACAAGGCGGTGGGCTGGGACAAGCTCAAGCCGGACATGGTCAAGCTCTACACCAGCAACTTCAACGAGCAGGAGCTCAAGGACCTGATCGCTTTCTACGAATCGCCGCTGGGGCAGAAGGTGCTGCAGAAGATGCCGACCCTGACCGCGCAGTCCGCGCAGATCACCCAGAGCAAGCTGGAAACCGCCGTGCCCGAGGTGAACAAGCTGCTGGCGGACATGAGCAGCGAGCTCGGCCTGCCGAAACAACCCTGA
- a CDS encoding DUF2804 domain-containing protein, with protein sequence MTSLASHATFPLQRLCDSKGRLLDEAIGWSSRPQVDCTLHGHAGRRKRWNHWCITTPQWMLALTLADLDYVGYGAAYFLDLDSGQSVAHTQLRPFGLGCQLPDLPLESHAFNHSRLQLRIDEHSGRLRLSATAPDIGGQPLQVALDIQRPAHLQSINLVAPLQGGGFHATSRQLGLPAAGSVQLGRKQYSCVPGHSFAALDFGRGVWPLNSYWQRAAFAAAGGIAGNFGSGWLDYSGLSENALWFGGELQLLDSPLHIERSSQAPLAPWRLDSEDDRVALRFTPRQLHKACPKLGPFHANTIQRFGHYSGVLRGPKGERVPVDGALGWLGETHARW encoded by the coding sequence ATGACCAGTCTCGCCTCACACGCCACCTTTCCGCTCCAGCGGCTTTGCGACAGCAAAGGGCGACTGCTGGACGAGGCCATCGGCTGGTCGAGTCGCCCGCAGGTGGACTGTACCCTGCACGGCCACGCCGGCCGACGCAAACGCTGGAATCACTGGTGCATCACCACGCCGCAATGGATGCTTGCGCTGACCCTCGCCGATCTCGACTACGTGGGCTACGGCGCCGCCTACTTCCTCGATCTGGACAGCGGCCAGTCCGTGGCCCATACCCAGCTCCGCCCCTTCGGCCTGGGCTGCCAGCTGCCCGATCTGCCGCTGGAAAGCCACGCCTTCAATCACTCGCGCCTGCAACTGCGCATCGATGAGCATTCCGGGCGCCTTCGTCTCTCCGCCACCGCGCCGGACATCGGCGGCCAGCCGCTGCAGGTCGCACTGGACATTCAGCGCCCGGCCCACCTGCAGTCGATCAACCTGGTCGCCCCTCTGCAGGGCGGCGGTTTCCACGCCACCAGCCGCCAACTCGGCCTGCCGGCGGCCGGCAGCGTGCAGCTGGGGCGCAAACAGTACAGCTGCGTGCCCGGGCATAGCTTCGCCGCCCTGGATTTCGGCCGTGGCGTCTGGCCACTGAACAGCTACTGGCAGCGCGCGGCCTTTGCCGCCGCTGGCGGCATCGCCGGGAATTTCGGCTCCGGCTGGCTGGACTACAGCGGGCTCTCGGAAAATGCCCTGTGGTTCGGTGGCGAACTGCAATTGCTCGACAGCCCGCTGCACATCGAACGCAGCTCGCAGGCGCCGCTGGCCCCGTGGCGCCTGGACAGCGAGGACGATCGCGTGGCCCTGCGCTTCACCCCGCGCCAGCTGCACAAAGCCTGTCCCAAGCTCGGCCCCTTCCATGCCAATACCATCCAGCGCTTCGGCCATTACAGCGGTGTACTGCGCGGCCCCAAGGGCGAACGCGTGCCGGTGGATGGCGCCCTCGGCTGGCTGGGCGAGACGCACGCCCGCTGGTAA
- a CDS encoding class II fumarate hydratase, whose protein sequence is MSRTETDSIGPIEVPNEAYWGAQTQRSLINFAIGQERMPMAVLHALALIKKAAARVNSRSGELPADIARLIEQAADEVLDGQHDAQFPLVVWQTGSGTQSNMNVNEVIAGRANELAGGSRGGKSPVHPNDHVNRAQSSNDCFPTAMHIAAVQGVRHCLLPALAELRDGLQEQAQRHANLVKTGRTHMMDATPITFGQELSAFVAQLGHAEAAIRAALPAVCELAQGGTAVGTGLNAPAGFAEAIAAELAALSGLPLTSAPNKFAALSGHEPLVQLSGALKTLAVALMKLANDLRLLGSGPRAGLAEVRLPANEPGSSIMPGKVNPTQCEALSMLACQVLGNDATIGFAASQGHLQLNVFKPVIIHNLLQSIRLLADGCRNFQQHCVAELQPDAAQMAAHLENGLMLVTALNPHIGYDKAAEIAKTAYAEGSTLRQAALQLGYLTEEQFEQWVRPQDMLGAGRHD, encoded by the coding sequence ATGAGCCGCACCGAAACCGACAGTATCGGCCCCATCGAGGTCCCCAACGAAGCCTATTGGGGCGCCCAGACCCAGCGCTCGCTGATCAACTTCGCCATCGGCCAGGAGCGCATGCCCATGGCGGTGCTGCACGCCCTGGCGCTGATCAAGAAGGCCGCCGCACGGGTCAACAGCCGCAGCGGCGAGCTGCCGGCCGACATCGCCCGGTTGATCGAACAGGCTGCGGACGAAGTGCTCGATGGCCAGCATGACGCGCAGTTTCCCCTGGTGGTCTGGCAGACCGGCAGCGGCACGCAGAGCAACATGAACGTCAACGAGGTGATCGCCGGCCGCGCCAACGAACTGGCCGGCGGCAGCCGTGGCGGGAAGAGCCCGGTGCACCCCAACGATCACGTCAACCGCGCACAAAGCTCCAACGACTGCTTCCCCACCGCCATGCATATCGCCGCCGTCCAAGGCGTGCGTCATTGCCTGCTGCCGGCGCTGGCCGAGCTGCGCGACGGTCTGCAAGAGCAGGCGCAGCGTCACGCCAACCTGGTCAAGACCGGGCGCACCCACATGATGGACGCCACACCCATCACCTTCGGCCAGGAGCTTTCCGCCTTCGTCGCCCAGCTTGGCCATGCCGAAGCAGCGATCCGCGCCGCCCTGCCCGCCGTCTGCGAGCTGGCCCAGGGTGGCACAGCCGTCGGCACAGGGCTCAACGCCCCGGCCGGCTTCGCCGAGGCCATTGCCGCCGAGCTCGCCGCACTGTCCGGCCTGCCGCTGACCAGCGCGCCGAACAAGTTCGCCGCGCTGTCCGGTCACGAGCCACTGGTGCAGCTCTCCGGGGCCCTGAAAACCCTGGCCGTGGCGCTGATGAAGCTGGCCAACGACCTGCGCCTGCTCGGCTCCGGCCCGCGCGCCGGGCTTGCCGAGGTGCGCCTGCCGGCCAACGAGCCGGGCAGCTCGATCATGCCCGGCAAGGTCAACCCGACCCAGTGCGAAGCGCTGTCGATGCTCGCCTGCCAGGTGCTGGGCAACGACGCCACCATCGGCTTCGCCGCCAGCCAAGGGCACCTGCAGCTCAACGTGTTCAAACCGGTGATCATCCACAACCTGCTGCAGTCGATCCGCCTGCTCGCCGACGGTTGCCGCAACTTCCAGCAGCACTGCGTGGCCGAACTGCAGCCGGACGCCGCGCAGATGGCCGCGCACCTGGAAAACGGCCTGATGCTGGTGACCGCGCTGAACCCGCATATCGGCTATGACAAGGCCGCGGAGATCGCCAAGACGGCCTATGCCGAGGGCAGCACCCTGCGCCAGGCCGCGCTGCAGCTCGGCTACCTGACCGAAGAACAGTTCGAGCAATGGGTTCGCCCGCAGGACATGCTCGGAGCCGGTCGGCATGACTGA
- a CDS encoding NAD(P)H-dependent oxidoreductase — protein sequence MTEGKSGATPLEGDGKRILLILGTPKKDSLCHALAEAYSHGARSKGHVVRQLRLGEMQFDPILRDGYDQSQSLEPDLLEAQRLIHWAEHLVLVYPVWWGGLPALLKGFFDRVFLPGFAFRYRNRSQLWDKLLSGRSADLLVTMDTPRWYFRWIYGAPAHRQMVRTILGFCGIKTRRLTEFAPVRPSDEQQRQNWLRKAEALGLRA from the coding sequence ATGACTGAGGGCAAGAGCGGCGCCACCCCGCTGGAAGGCGACGGCAAGCGAATCCTGCTGATTCTCGGCACGCCGAAGAAGGACAGCCTCTGCCATGCCTTGGCCGAGGCCTACAGCCACGGCGCACGCAGCAAGGGCCATGTGGTGCGCCAGCTCAGGCTGGGCGAGATGCAGTTCGACCCGATACTGCGCGACGGCTACGACCAGAGCCAATCCCTGGAGCCGGATCTGCTCGAGGCCCAGCGCCTGATCCACTGGGCCGAGCACCTGGTGCTCGTCTATCCGGTCTGGTGGGGCGGCCTGCCGGCACTGCTCAAGGGCTTCTTCGACCGGGTATTTCTGCCCGGCTTCGCCTTCCGCTATCGCAATCGCTCACAGCTGTGGGACAAACTGCTCAGCGGGCGCAGCGCCGACCTGCTGGTGACCATGGATACGCCTCGCTGGTACTTCCGCTGGATCTACGGCGCGCCGGCGCATCGGCAGATGGTGCGTACCATCCTCGGCTTCTGCGGTATCAAAACCCGCCGCCTGACCGAATTCGCACCGGTGCGCCCGTCCGACGAACAGCAACGCCAGAACTGGCTGCGCAAGGCCGAGGCACTGGGTCTCAGGGCGTGA
- a CDS encoding DUF7709 family protein, protein MDEMKQGNKLAEINRKILAPGESLPAVTLQDGSRVQTGTVAAMLHNIGLYDQGARGEVERELRLAVPTLCRVGLFRLFSPEEWMASATSPGRRFVGEQARDYLAASAPENVTP, encoded by the coding sequence ATGGACGAAATGAAGCAGGGCAACAAGCTGGCCGAGATCAACCGCAAGATCCTCGCACCGGGGGAGTCGTTACCGGCGGTGACGCTGCAGGACGGCAGCCGCGTGCAGACCGGTACGGTGGCCGCCATGCTGCATAACATCGGGCTTTACGACCAGGGCGCGCGCGGCGAGGTCGAGCGCGAGCTGCGCCTGGCGGTGCCGACCTTGTGCCGCGTCGGCCTGTTCCGCCTGTTCAGCCCCGAAGAATGGATGGCCAGTGCTACCAGCCCGGGGCGCCGCTTCGTTGGCGAGCAGGCGCGCGACTATCTGGCTGCGAGCGCTCCGGAGAACGTCACGCCCTGA